Proteins from a single region of Lentimicrobium saccharophilum:
- a CDS encoding KilA-N domain-containing protein, translating to MAKVSQIKVKEISVSTLKVNGADYISITDIARQKNLVEPKDVVKNWLRLKNTLEYLGLWERLNNPNFKGVEFDPLLKDAGSNAFTMSPSRWVEITGAIGIITKNGAGGGTYAQRDIAFKFASWVSVEFELYLVKEFQRLKEDEQKQLGWSAKRELAKLNYHIHTDAIKQNLIPAELTPAQTSIIYASEADVLNVALFGITAKQWRDTNTDLKGNIRDYATINELICLSNMETLNAVFINEGLQQKDRLIKLNQIAIQQMKILQDVENRKLLK from the coding sequence ATGGCAAAAGTTTCTCAGATAAAAGTAAAAGAGATTTCGGTCAGTACTTTAAAAGTGAATGGTGCCGATTACATAAGCATTACCGATATTGCAAGGCAGAAAAATCTTGTAGAGCCAAAAGATGTAGTTAAAAACTGGTTGCGTCTTAAAAACACTTTGGAATATTTAGGGCTTTGGGAGCGTTTAAATAATCCGAATTTTAAAGGGGTCGAATTCGATCCCCTTTTAAAAGATGCCGGAAGTAATGCGTTTACAATGAGTCCTTCGCGATGGGTTGAAATTACCGGAGCTATTGGAATCATTACAAAAAATGGTGCAGGAGGTGGAACGTATGCCCAGCGGGATATTGCTTTTAAGTTTGCCAGTTGGGTTTCGGTAGAATTTGAGTTGTATTTGGTTAAAGAATTCCAACGCCTGAAAGAAGACGAACAAAAACAATTGGGATGGAGTGCAAAACGCGAATTAGCAAAGCTCAACTACCACATTCACACCGATGCCATTAAGCAAAACCTTATTCCGGCAGAACTCACTCCGGCCCAAACCTCAATTATCTATGCCAGCGAGGCCGATGTGTTGAATGTAGCTTTGTTTGGAATTACCGCCAAACAATGGAGAGATACTAATACTGATTTAAAAGGGAACATTCGTGATTACGCAACCATTAACGAGCTGATTTGCTTATCAAATATGGAAACCCTGAACGCAGTATTTATAAACGAGGGTTTGCAGCAAAAAGACCGATTGATAAAACTGAACCAGATAGCCATTCAACAAATGAAAATTTTACAGGATGTTGAAAACAGAAAATTATTGAAATAA